In Rhodobacteraceae bacterium LMO-JJ12, a single window of DNA contains:
- a CDS encoding Glu/Leu/Phe/Val dehydrogenase, translating into MSTNKEPSFRESVDLMFNRAVAIMDLPPGLEEKIRVCNATYTVRFGVRLRGQIQTFVGYRSVHSEHMEPVKGGIRYALSVNQDEVEALAALMTYKCALVETPFGGSKGGLCIDPREYDEYELELITRRFAYELAKRDLIHPSQNVPAPDMGTGEREMAWIADQYARMNTTDINARACVTGKPLNAGGIAGRVEATGRGVQYALREFFRHPEDVKIANLDGKLEGKRVIVQGLGNVGYHASKFLQEEDGCHITGIIERDGALFRPEGLDVGAVHAWLVKHGGISGFPDAKYVTDGATILEEDCDILIPAALEGVITMQNAARIKAPLIIEAANGPITAGGDEILRKKGTVIIPDMYANAGGVTVSYFEWVKNLSHIRFGRMQRRQEEARHQLVVDELERLDRYLGGAWSMTPDFKSKYLRGADELELVRSGLDDTMRTAYQSMREVWHTRDDVEDLRMAAYLVSIDRVAASYRAKGL; encoded by the coding sequence ATGAGCACCAACAAAGAACCGAGTTTCCGCGAAAGCGTCGATCTGATGTTCAACCGAGCCGTGGCGATCATGGACCTGCCGCCGGGACTTGAGGAGAAGATCCGCGTCTGCAACGCCACCTATACGGTGCGCTTCGGGGTGCGCCTTCGCGGCCAGATTCAGACCTTTGTCGGCTATCGCTCGGTGCATTCCGAACATATGGAACCGGTCAAGGGCGGCATCCGCTATGCCCTGTCGGTCAATCAGGACGAGGTCGAGGCGCTGGCGGCGCTGATGACCTACAAATGCGCTCTGGTGGAAACCCCGTTTGGCGGCTCCAAGGGTGGTCTGTGCATCGACCCGCGCGAATATGACGAATACGAGCTTGAGCTCATCACCCGCCGCTTCGCCTATGAGTTGGCCAAGCGCGATCTGATCCACCCGTCGCAGAACGTGCCCGCCCCCGACATGGGCACGGGCGAGCGTGAGATGGCCTGGATCGCCGATCAATACGCCCGCATGAACACCACCGACATCAACGCCCGCGCCTGTGTCACCGGCAAGCCGCTGAACGCCGGCGGCATTGCCGGGCGGGTCGAAGCAACCGGGCGCGGCGTGCAATACGCCCTGCGCGAATTCTTCCGCCACCCCGAGGATGTCAAGATCGCCAACCTCGACGGCAAGCTTGAGGGCAAGCGGGTAATCGTGCAGGGTCTCGGCAATGTCGGCTATCACGCTTCCAAGTTCCTTCAGGAGGAAGATGGCTGTCACATCACCGGCATAATTGAGCGTGATGGCGCATTGTTCAGACCCGAAGGGCTTGATGTCGGTGCTGTGCATGCCTGGCTGGTCAAACATGGCGGCATTTCGGGCTTCCCCGATGCGAAATACGTCACCGATGGCGCGACCATTCTGGAAGAAGACTGCGACATCCTGATCCCCGCCGCGCTGGAAGGGGTCATCACGATGCAAAACGCCGCGCGGATCAAGGCCCCGCTGATCATCGAGGCCGCCAATGGCCCGATCACCGCGGGCGGCGACGAGATCTTGCGCAAGAAGGGCACTGTCATCATCCCCGACATGTATGCCAACGCCGGCGGCGTGACCGTTTCCTACTTTGAGTGGGTCAAGAACCTCTCCCATATTCGCTTTGGCCGGATGCAGCGCCGCCAGGAGGAGGCCCGTCACCAGTTGGTGGTCGACGAGTTGGAGCGGCTCGATCGTTATCTGGGCGGTGCCTGGAGCATGACGCCGGACTTCAAGTCCAAGTATCTGCGCGGCGCAGACGAGCTTGAACTGGTGCGCTCGGGCCTCGATGACACGATGCGCACCGCCTATCAGTCAATGCGCGAGGTCTGGCACACCCGCGACGATGTCGAGGACCTGCGCATGGCGGCCTATCTCGTCTCGATTGATCGCGTCGCCGCCAGCTATCGTGCCAAGGGGCTCTGA
- a CDS encoding RNA-directed DNA polymerase has translation MTRIIDLDAAAAKAYLEKPECYFRSDFPPYISFETILKDTAAAMGGQAYTAFQKAKPERAVDMAGVNYELLSTKDGRFAWRPFELIHPAIYMTLVQIICEPANWKLLQDRLKELHAGAVECTSFPMASEGADKHDAVQVRNWWLRYEQRSLELSLEYTHLLKTDVSNCYGSLYTHSIPWALYGYETGKEKQSDKSLFGNQVDFHIRNSRYGQTNGITQGSVLMDIIAELVLAYVDYLITERLSGDEDFHILRYRDDYSIFTRNDQRAAEIVRVISDCLRKVGMQLGAAKTSVSTNIVEGSIKPEKLAGIQLEDMDIAQAKTIQKQLLRLHAFARLYPNTGAIKRLADSVFQKISTITDVPDDLGVQVAIVCDIAAVSPSAFPALSGVLAKLISLAPEQDRPEMWQKVAKKMERIPHNGHLEVWLQRVTKAKGVGVEFDSLEPICQIVNGQMAQLWNNDWISNQALVQALDVTKIVISKPEELEPVPKTEELSLFREYAEFS, from the coding sequence ATGACACGGATTATTGATTTAGACGCCGCAGCGGCAAAAGCGTATCTTGAGAAGCCAGAATGTTACTTTCGGTCTGATTTCCCGCCTTACATTAGCTTTGAGACGATCCTGAAAGACACGGCTGCCGCTATGGGAGGCCAAGCGTACACCGCTTTTCAAAAGGCCAAACCGGAACGAGCCGTGGATATGGCAGGCGTCAACTACGAGTTGCTTAGCACAAAGGACGGTCGCTTTGCGTGGCGGCCGTTTGAGCTCATTCATCCAGCGATCTACATGACGCTGGTGCAGATAATCTGCGAGCCCGCGAACTGGAAGCTACTTCAGGACCGTTTGAAAGAACTACACGCAGGTGCGGTGGAATGTACCAGCTTTCCCATGGCGTCTGAAGGCGCGGATAAACATGATGCGGTTCAGGTTCGGAATTGGTGGCTGCGCTACGAACAGCGCTCGCTAGAGCTTTCGTTGGAATATACGCACCTTCTGAAAACCGACGTGTCGAACTGCTACGGTTCACTTTATACGCACAGCATTCCTTGGGCTCTGTATGGGTACGAAACCGGCAAGGAAAAACAAAGCGACAAAAGTTTATTTGGTAACCAAGTCGATTTCCACATCAGGAACAGCCGGTATGGGCAAACGAACGGAATTACACAGGGTTCCGTTCTGATGGACATTATCGCCGAACTGGTATTGGCGTACGTTGATTATCTGATCACCGAGCGGCTCTCTGGCGATGAAGACTTTCACATCTTGCGGTACCGCGACGACTATAGCATTTTCACGCGGAACGATCAACGCGCAGCTGAGATCGTAAGGGTGATTAGTGACTGTCTCAGAAAAGTTGGGATGCAGCTTGGGGCTGCAAAGACTTCGGTGAGTACGAATATCGTTGAGGGCTCAATAAAGCCTGAAAAGTTAGCGGGTATTCAGCTCGAAGACATGGACATTGCACAAGCGAAGACCATCCAAAAGCAGCTTCTGCGCCTCCATGCTTTTGCGCGTCTGTACCCGAACACTGGAGCTATAAAGCGGCTAGCTGATAGCGTGTTTCAAAAGATATCGACCATTACTGATGTGCCCGATGATCTCGGTGTACAAGTGGCGATAGTTTGCGATATCGCAGCGGTCTCGCCTAGCGCATTTCCTGCATTGTCTGGTGTCCTTGCCAAACTTATTTCATTGGCCCCTGAACAAGATCGCCCTGAGATGTGGCAAAAGGTAGCTAAAAAGATGGAGCGGATACCGCACAATGGTCATCTTGAAGTTTGGCTCCAGCGCGTGACCAAAGCTAAAGGTGTTGGTGTGGAATTCGATAGTCTTGAGCCAATTTGTCAGATTGTTAATGGTCAGATGGCGCAACTCTGGAACAACGATTGGATCAGCAATCAAGCGTTAGTGCAGGCGCTTGATGTGACAAAGATAGTCATTAGCAAGCCAGAAGAACTCGAACCCGTTCCAAAAACAGAAGAGCTCTCACTTTTTCGAGAATATGCCGAATTCTCGTAA
- a CDS encoding sarcosine oxidase subunit beta family protein, with translation MRFSALKILTEGLSGNKGWTPHWRNPAPKAEYDAVIIGGGGHGLSTAYYLAKNHGFTNIAVLEKGYLGGGNVGRNTTIVRANYFLPGNSEFYSHSLKLWEGLEEELNFNVMHSQRGMINLFHSDAQRDAAVRRGNAMINQGDDAILLSRAEVQKILPYLNYEQERFPIYGALCQKRGGTARHDAVAWGYARGADRLGVDLIQNCEVTGIDVENGKVTGVQTTRGAIKAGRVGMITAGRSSQVAAMAGMRLPIESHVLQAFVTEGLKPCIDHVVTFGMGHFYISQSDKGGLVFGGDLDFYASYAQRGNLPTAEHVIEAGVTLMPMIGKAKLLRSWGGIMDMSPDGSPIIDHTHIDGLFLNCGWCYGGFKAVPASGWCMAHLMATNTPHDYAARFRLDRFETGRGLIDEEGTGSQHNLH, from the coding sequence ATGCGCTTTTCCGCGCTGAAAATTCTGACCGAGGGCCTGAGCGGCAACAAGGGCTGGACGCCGCATTGGCGCAACCCCGCGCCCAAAGCCGAATATGACGCGGTGATTATCGGCGGCGGCGGTCATGGCCTCTCGACCGCCTATTACCTGGCCAAGAACCACGGATTCACCAATATCGCCGTGCTGGAGAAGGGGTATCTGGGCGGCGGCAATGTCGGGCGCAATACCACCATCGTGCGCGCCAACTATTTCCTTCCGGGCAATTCCGAATTCTATTCGCATTCGCTCAAGCTCTGGGAAGGGCTGGAAGAAGAGCTGAATTTCAACGTCATGCACTCGCAGCGCGGCATGATAAACCTGTTTCATTCCGACGCTCAGCGCGACGCCGCCGTGCGGCGCGGCAATGCCATGATCAACCAGGGCGATGATGCCATCCTTCTGAGCCGCGCCGAGGTGCAAAAGATCCTGCCCTATCTCAACTATGAGCAGGAGCGTTTCCCGATCTATGGCGCCCTGTGTCAAAAGCGCGGCGGCACGGCGCGCCATGATGCCGTGGCCTGGGGCTATGCGCGGGGTGCCGACCGGCTCGGCGTTGATCTGATCCAGAATTGTGAAGTCACCGGCATCGACGTTGAAAACGGCAAGGTGACCGGCGTGCAGACCACCCGCGGCGCGATCAAGGCGGGGCGCGTCGGCATGATCACCGCCGGACGCTCAAGCCAGGTGGCCGCGATGGCGGGGATGCGCCTGCCGATCGAATCCCACGTGTTGCAGGCTTTTGTTACCGAAGGGTTAAAGCCCTGTATCGACCATGTGGTCACGTTTGGCATGGGCCACTTTTACATCTCGCAGAGCGACAAGGGCGGCTTGGTGTTTGGCGGAGATCTTGATTTCTATGCGTCTTATGCGCAGCGCGGCAACCTGCCCACCGCCGAACATGTGATCGAGGCGGGCGTGACCCTGATGCCGATGATCGGCAAGGCCAAGCTGCTGCGTTCGTGGGGCGGTATCATGGACATGTCGCCAGATGGTTCGCCGATCATTGATCACACGCATATCGACGGCCTCTTTCTCAATTGCGGCTGGTGTTACGGCGGGTTCAAGGCGGTGCCGGCCTCGGGCTGGTGCATGGCGCATCTGATGGCGACGAACACGCCACACGACTATGCTGCGCGCTTCCGGCTTGACCGGTTTGAAACCGGCCGCGGGCTGATTGACGAAGAAGGCACGGGAAGTCAGCACAATTTGCACTGA
- a CDS encoding sarcosine oxidase subunit delta, with translation MRIDCPLCGSRDRREFTYKGDALALNRPAPDAPAADWNDYLHNRDNPAGFTRELWYHESGCAAWLVVIRNVSSHEIKHVSLARDAGGGGT, from the coding sequence ATGCGCATTGATTGCCCCCTTTGCGGGTCTCGTGATCGGCGCGAATTTACCTATAAGGGGGACGCTCTGGCGCTCAACCGCCCCGCGCCGGATGCGCCTGCCGCTGACTGGAACGATTATCTGCACAATCGCGACAACCCCGCCGGGTTTACCCGCGAACTCTGGTATCATGAAAGCGGCTGCGCCGCCTGGCTGGTTGTCATCCGCAACGTCAGCAGCCATGAAATCAAGCATGTATCGCTGGCGCGCGATGCAGGGGGGGGCGGGACATGA
- a CDS encoding sarcosine oxidase subunit alpha family protein, with protein MRLARGGLIDRSKPVRFSYDGHSYQGFEGDTLASALIANDIRVMARSFKYHRPRGVMTAGSEEPNALVTLGQGAGQEPNLRATMIELYDGLAARSQNCWPSVNFDLLALNDLAAPFFGAGFYYKTFMWPRTFWEKLYEPMIRRAAGLGALSRDPGNDRYERAFAHCDLLIIGAGPTGLMAALEAGRAGADVILADEDALMGGRLNAERDEIEGQPGAEWAAETVAALAEMPNVRLMPRTAVTGAYDHGTYSAIERVSMHRANPGKAPREAFWRIAARRTILAAGALERPIAFQNNDRPGIMMAGALRAYLNRYGVSPGRAVAVFGNNDSAHQTARDLQAAGVHISALIDSRPGAKTDLDLPFYRGQVCGTEGRKGLESISIATASGIEKVQADCLAISGGWNPTLHLTCHMNGRPDWSEHIAAFIPKPGMVPGLDAAGAANGAFSTLAALQEGQSAAQAALDHLGLKAANTPLPKAEDAQYNIFPLWSVPGKGRAWLDFQNDVTVKDVKQAAVENYGSVEHMKRYTTQGMAPDQGKNSNVNALAILADATGRSIVETGTTTYRAPYAPTTMAAIAAGTSGKGFAPERLTTSHAATLAAGAPMIEAGLWYRPSYFPASGETTWRQSCDREIGYVRNSVGICDVSTLGKIDIQGPDADALLDLAYTGTFSTLKVGRTRYGLMLREDGHVMDDGTTARLGETHYLMTTTTAAAGEVMRHLEFIRQGLRPDLDVQIMSVTEQWAQFAVAGPKSRDLLNRLLDKPIDNESFPFMACGEVALGGLAARLFRISFSGEQAYEIAVPARYGDSLFRLLKSRAEGMGGGAYGMEALNVLRIEKGFITHAEIHGRTTAYDVGLQAMVSQKKDCIGKAASERPGLMEPERERLIGLKPTGVVKQLTAGAHLFNAGEDATRENDQGYVTSVAFSPTLGHFIGLAFLKQGPDRLGEEIRMVDHVRGVETTCEVCDPVFFDPDGGRARG; from the coding sequence ATGAGGCTTGCGCGCGGCGGTCTGATCGATCGCTCCAAACCCGTCCGCTTTTCCTATGACGGCCATTCCTATCAGGGCTTTGAGGGCGATACGCTGGCATCTGCCCTGATCGCCAACGATATCCGCGTCATGGCGCGCAGTTTCAAATATCACCGCCCGCGCGGCGTCATGACCGCCGGGAGCGAAGAGCCAAACGCGCTGGTCACACTGGGGCAGGGTGCGGGGCAGGAGCCCAACCTGCGCGCCACCATGATCGAGCTTTACGACGGGCTTGCCGCGCGCTCGCAAAACTGCTGGCCGTCGGTGAATTTCGATCTGCTTGCGCTCAACGATCTCGCGGCACCGTTTTTTGGCGCCGGGTTCTATTATAAAACCTTCATGTGGCCGCGCACCTTCTGGGAAAAGCTCTACGAACCTATGATCCGGCGCGCCGCCGGTCTGGGCGCGCTGTCGCGTGACCCCGGCAATGATAGGTATGAGCGCGCTTTTGCCCATTGCGATCTGCTCATCATCGGCGCAGGCCCCACTGGTCTGATGGCTGCGCTTGAGGCTGGACGTGCCGGCGCTGATGTAATTCTTGCCGATGAAGATGCGCTTATGGGTGGCCGCCTCAACGCCGAGCGCGACGAGATCGAGGGGCAGCCTGGCGCCGAATGGGCCGCCGAGACCGTCGCCGCGTTGGCCGAGATGCCCAATGTCCGCCTGATGCCGCGCACCGCCGTGACCGGCGCCTATGATCACGGCACCTACAGTGCGATCGAGCGTGTCTCGATGCATCGCGCCAATCCGGGCAAAGCCCCGCGCGAGGCCTTCTGGCGCATCGCGGCGCGGCGCACCATCCTTGCCGCCGGTGCGCTTGAACGCCCTATCGCGTTTCAAAACAATGACCGTCCCGGCATCATGATGGCGGGAGCCTTGCGCGCCTATCTCAATCGTTATGGCGTCAGCCCGGGCCGCGCCGTCGCCGTCTTTGGCAATAACGACAGCGCCCATCAGACCGCCCGTGACCTACAGGCCGCAGGTGTCCACATTTCGGCCCTGATCGACAGCCGGCCCGGCGCCAAAACCGACCTTGACCTGCCGTTCTATCGTGGTCAGGTCTGTGGCACGGAGGGGCGCAAGGGGCTGGAATCCATCTCGATCGCCACCGCAAGCGGCATCGAGAAGGTGCAGGCCGATTGCCTTGCCATATCCGGCGGTTGGAACCCGACCTTGCATCTCACCTGCCACATGAACGGGCGCCCAGATTGGAGCGAGCATATCGCTGCCTTCATCCCCAAACCGGGCATGGTTCCGGGGCTTGATGCTGCCGGGGCGGCAAACGGCGCGTTTTCCACTTTGGCCGCGCTGCAAGAGGGGCAATCTGCCGCTCAGGCCGCGCTTGACCATCTCGGGCTGAAAGCCGCCAACACGCCCTTGCCCAAGGCAGAAGACGCCCAATACAACATCTTCCCGCTCTGGTCCGTTCCCGGCAAGGGGCGCGCCTGGCTTGATTTCCAGAATGACGTGACCGTCAAAGACGTGAAACAGGCAGCCGTCGAAAACTATGGCTCGGTCGAGCACATGAAGCGCTATACCACTCAGGGCATGGCGCCCGATCAGGGCAAGAATTCGAACGTCAACGCACTTGCCATCCTTGCCGATGCTACCGGGCGCAGCATCGTTGAGACCGGCACCACCACGTATCGCGCGCCCTATGCGCCCACCACAATGGCCGCCATCGCCGCAGGGACTTCGGGCAAGGGCTTTGCTCCGGAACGCCTGACCACCTCGCACGCGGCCACCCTTGCAGCCGGCGCGCCGATGATCGAAGCGGGCCTGTGGTATCGCCCCTCTTATTTCCCTGCATCGGGGGAAACCACGTGGCGCCAATCGTGCGATCGCGAAATTGGCTATGTGCGCAATTCGGTTGGCATCTGCGATGTCTCCACCTTGGGCAAGATCGACATTCAGGGGCCGGATGCCGACGCACTCCTCGATCTCGCCTATACCGGCACATTCTCGACGCTCAAAGTGGGCCGCACCCGCTATGGCTTGATGCTGCGCGAGGATGGTCATGTGATGGACGACGGCACCACCGCACGCCTTGGCGAAACCCACTACCTGATGACCACCACGACCGCCGCCGCAGGCGAGGTCATGCGTCACCTCGAATTTATCCGCCAGGGCCTGCGCCCCGATCTCGACGTTCAGATCATGTCAGTTACGGAACAATGGGCGCAATTCGCCGTTGCCGGTCCGAAATCGCGCGACCTGCTCAACCGCCTGCTGGATAAGCCCATCGACAACGAGAGCTTCCCCTTCATGGCCTGCGGAGAGGTCGCGCTTGGCGGGCTTGCCGCGCGGCTCTTTCGCATCTCGTTTTCGGGCGAACAGGCTTACGAGATCGCGGTTCCCGCGCGCTATGGCGACAGCCTGTTCCGCCTGTTGAAGTCGCGGGCCGAAGGCATGGGCGGCGGAGCCTACGGGATGGAGGCGCTCAATGTGTTGCGGATTGAGAAAGGTTTCATCACCCACGCCGAAATCCATGGCCGCACCACCGCATATGACGTCGGCCTGCAAGCCATGGTCAGCCAAAAGAAAGACTGCATCGGCAAGGCCGCCTCCGAACGTCCCGGCCTGATGGAGCCCGAGCGTGAACGCCTGATCGGCCTCAAACCCACCGGCGTGGTGAAACAGCTCACCGCCGGCGCGCATCTCTTCAATGCCGGAGAGGACGCGACACGCGAGAATGATCAGGGCTATGTCACTTCGGTCGCCTTCTCGCCGACGCTGGGCCATTTCATTGGTCTGGCTTTCCTGAAACAGGGCCCCGACCGGTTGGGAGAGGAGATCCGCATGGTCGATCATGTCCGTGGCGTTGAGACCACCTGTGAAGTTTGCGATCCTGTCTTCTTTGATCCGGACGGAGGGCGCGCCCGTGGCTGA
- a CDS encoding sarcosine oxidase subunit gamma, whose protein sequence is MADLIARTPLNAMAPRTIGNVTLSELTFDAITSLAPFKGQQKSVSDALKSQINAALPKPNRATGKAAARVVWFGLDQALVLGPPLAAIPGAAMTDQGDAWTCVQLDGQDARDVLARLTPLDLRAAIFKTGHAARTEIAHMSGLILRTGATRYQLMVFRSMAQTLSHEVESAMQMVAARQDP, encoded by the coding sequence GTGGCTGATCTCATCGCCAGAACCCCGCTGAATGCAATGGCGCCGCGCACCATCGGCAACGTGACACTCAGCGAACTGACATTCGACGCGATCACCTCGCTCGCGCCCTTCAAGGGACAGCAGAAATCGGTTTCCGACGCGTTGAAAAGCCAGATTAACGCCGCTTTGCCCAAACCCAACCGTGCCACCGGCAAGGCCGCCGCGCGCGTGGTCTGGTTCGGGCTGGATCAGGCGCTGGTTCTCGGCCCGCCGCTCGCGGCCATCCCCGGCGCCGCGATGACCGATCAGGGCGACGCGTGGACCTGCGTCCAACTTGACGGGCAAGACGCGCGTGACGTGCTGGCCCGGCTCACTCCGCTCGACCTGCGCGCCGCGATCTTCAAGACCGGACATGCCGCACGAACCGAGATCGCCCATATGAGCGGTCTGATCCTGCGCACCGGTGCCACGCGGTATCAACTGATGGTGTTCCGTTCGATGGCACAAACTTTGAGTCATGAAGTTGAAAGCGCGATGCAAATGGTTGCCGCGCGGCAAGACCCCTGA
- the dnaG gene encoding DNA primase: MSLPPGFLDELRTRTSLSQVVGRKVMWDTRKSNQGKGDMWAPCPFHQEKSASFHVDDRKGFYYCFGCHAKGDAISFVRETENVSFMEAVEILARESGLTMPARDPQAQQKADKRTELAEVMDAAVQFFRLQMHTSAAANAREYLDKRGLKEETQEKFSIGFAPDGWQNLWDHLRAKSVSEELIFACGLAKPSTRENGRPYDTFRNRIIFPIRDARGRCIAFGGRAMDPADNAKYLNSPETLLFDKSRTLYNQGPAREAAGKGAPLIVAEGYMDVIALCEAGFGATVAPLGTAVTEHQLALLWRIADEPIIALDGDTAGLRAAMRVIDIALPLLEAGKSLRFALMPEGQDPDDVIRAKGAGAMRALLDAAIPMVSLLWQRETEGRVFDSPERKAALDKTLREKINLVRDPSVRQHYGQAIKDLRWQLFNPRRSTARPWTPGQKAGQKYGQKFNQSPPVETSTRHSALVGQSVHSMLSAADEDQLDQLRISVVLAVLLAHPRLLPEFEFDLYGLDTPNRSLSQIRDTLLRAVAEHSESEFDSFSPEIDPSDIEKLLAQPHLRIVPALIKPHDTELAAQTVREELGKLKARRARRAEVLEAETDIAQVADEALTWRLGQAAEARNRAEHGSQDDKTEYETGDNGARINREERDAFKELLSKIGHAKPQR, translated from the coding sequence ATGTCACTACCCCCCGGTTTCCTTGATGAATTGCGCACCCGAACCTCGCTTAGCCAGGTGGTCGGGCGCAAGGTCATGTGGGATACGCGCAAGTCCAATCAGGGCAAGGGCGACATGTGGGCGCCTTGCCCCTTTCATCAGGAGAAAAGCGCGTCTTTTCATGTAGATGACCGCAAGGGATTCTATTATTGCTTTGGCTGTCACGCCAAGGGCGATGCGATTTCCTTTGTCCGCGAAACCGAAAATGTCAGCTTCATGGAAGCGGTTGAAATTCTCGCGCGCGAATCTGGCTTGACGATGCCCGCCCGCGACCCCCAGGCGCAACAAAAGGCCGACAAACGCACCGAGCTGGCCGAAGTGATGGACGCTGCGGTGCAGTTCTTCCGCCTGCAAATGCACACGTCCGCTGCGGCTAACGCTCGGGAATACCTTGATAAAAGAGGTTTGAAAGAGGAAACCCAAGAAAAGTTCTCGATCGGTTTTGCGCCCGATGGCTGGCAAAACCTCTGGGATCATCTGCGCGCCAAATCGGTCTCGGAAGAGCTGATCTTCGCCTGCGGTCTGGCCAAACCCTCGACCCGTGAAAATGGCCGCCCCTATGACACGTTCCGCAATCGCATCATCTTTCCGATCCGCGATGCACGGGGACGCTGCATTGCCTTTGGCGGTCGCGCGATGGACCCGGCGGACAACGCCAAGTATCTGAATTCGCCGGAAACTCTTCTGTTCGACAAATCCCGCACGCTTTATAATCAAGGCCCGGCACGGGAAGCCGCAGGCAAGGGTGCGCCCTTGATCGTCGCCGAAGGTTACATGGATGTGATCGCGCTCTGCGAGGCCGGGTTCGGTGCAACGGTCGCGCCGCTTGGCACCGCTGTGACCGAACATCAACTCGCGCTCCTCTGGCGCATCGCTGACGAGCCGATCATCGCGCTTGATGGTGATACCGCTGGCCTGCGCGCCGCCATGCGCGTGATCGACATCGCCCTGCCATTGCTTGAGGCTGGCAAGTCGCTGCGCTTTGCCCTCATGCCTGAGGGGCAAGATCCAGATGATGTGATCCGCGCCAAAGGGGCAGGCGCCATGCGCGCCCTTCTTGACGCTGCCATTCCAATGGTTTCGCTGTTGTGGCAACGCGAAACAGAAGGTCGGGTTTTCGACAGCCCCGAGCGCAAGGCGGCTCTGGATAAGACCTTGCGCGAAAAGATAAATCTGGTTCGCGATCCTTCGGTGCGCCAACACTATGGCCAGGCGATCAAGGACTTGCGTTGGCAGCTTTTCAATCCACGTCGCAGCACTGCGCGACCTTGGACGCCCGGCCAGAAGGCTGGCCAGAAATACGGGCAGAAATTCAACCAGTCACCGCCGGTAGAAACCTCCACCCGACATTCTGCGCTGGTCGGACAAAGCGTGCACTCGATGCTTTCCGCCGCCGACGAAGATCAACTTGATCAGCTGCGTATCTCTGTGGTCCTTGCCGTGCTGCTGGCCCATCCCCGCCTGCTGCCCGAGTTCGAATTCGATCTTTATGGCCTCGACACCCCCAATCGCTCCCTTTCCCAGATCCGCGATACGCTGTTGCGCGCCGTCGCCGAGCACAGTGAAAGCGAATTCGACAGCTTTTCGCCGGAAATTGACCCGTCAGACATTGAAAAACTCCTCGCCCAGCCGCATCTGAGGATCGTGCCCGCGCTGATCAAACCGCACGACACCGAACTTGCCGCGCAAACCGTGCGCGAGGAACTGGGAAAGCTGAAAGCCCGCCGCGCCCGCCGCGCCGAGGTGCTTGAGGCCGAAACCGATATCGCGCAAGTGGCGGACGAGGCGTTGACCTGGCGCTTGGGCCAAGCCGCCGAAGCGCGCAACCGGGCCGAGCATGGTAGTCAGGATGACAAGACAGAATACGAAACAGGGGACAATGGCGCCCGAATCAATCGCGAGGAACGCGACGCCTTCAAAGAGCTTCTCAGCAAGATCGGACATGCCAAACCGCAACGGTAA